The proteins below are encoded in one region of Neorhodopirellula lusitana:
- the flhA gene encoding flagellar biosynthesis protein FlhA, translating to MRYRDLVLPMGIIGCLVVILVPLPPFLMDLLLATNITVGVIVLLTTVYVSTPLEFSIFPSLLLATTLARLVLNVATTRLILTSTESGDSGAVGGVIQGFGEFVAGDRIEIGIIIFVIIVLIQFIVITKGATRISEVAARFALDGMPGKQMAIDADLNAGIIDEKEAQTRRDDVANQADFYGAMDGASKFVRGDAIAGIVITIVNVAGGLYIGVMRYGMTVSEAAELFTKLTIGDGLVSQVPALLISLAAGLLVTRSARKANLPEQFMQQLFSNPKALAVAGAFLSMLIMTNLPTIPMATLGAGCLGLAVVLKRTKAQDVQDQQNADDAQAAAAAAPPDKRVEDYLTVDPMELAIGLGLLSLADPARGGDLMQRITGVRNSMAGDIGIVLPKVRIRDDMALADNQYEIRIAGNPLATERVLPERLLAIDSGHTTGVIEGEATRDPTFGEPAVWIDPIRREQAAIYGYTTVEPGAVLATHLQELARRHADELLTRDATKHLVDELKAAAPAVVDELIPGLMKISEVQQVLQMLLREDVPIRQLAIILETLGDHAGKTKDPVFLSEYVRHRLARTISTRYRDDYGQLHVVALDPAMEDRIAAGIEHTERGLFVRMSPQAVDSTCEKISASVKKLITLGHHPVVLVSPRIRPGLRQILTSSMPRVRVLSYNEITQDTKIQSHGVVSD from the coding sequence ATGCGCTACCGAGACTTGGTGTTGCCAATGGGCATCATCGGGTGCCTGGTGGTCATTTTGGTGCCACTGCCGCCGTTCCTGATGGACTTGTTGTTGGCGACCAACATCACCGTTGGTGTGATCGTGCTGTTGACGACGGTTTACGTCTCGACACCGCTTGAGTTCAGCATTTTTCCTTCGCTGTTGCTCGCTACCACGCTCGCTCGACTCGTGTTGAACGTGGCGACGACCCGGCTAATTTTGACCAGCACGGAATCCGGCGATAGCGGGGCAGTGGGTGGGGTGATCCAGGGCTTTGGCGAGTTCGTCGCCGGGGACCGGATCGAGATCGGGATCATCATCTTTGTCATCATTGTGTTGATTCAGTTCATCGTGATTACCAAGGGTGCCACTCGAATTAGTGAAGTGGCCGCTCGGTTTGCATTGGATGGGATGCCAGGTAAGCAAATGGCGATTGACGCCGATTTGAATGCCGGGATCATCGACGAAAAAGAAGCTCAAACCCGCCGCGACGACGTTGCCAACCAAGCCGACTTTTATGGGGCGATGGACGGTGCCAGTAAGTTTGTTCGCGGTGACGCGATCGCGGGGATCGTGATCACGATCGTGAATGTGGCGGGCGGTCTGTATATCGGCGTCATGCGATACGGGATGACCGTCAGTGAAGCCGCTGAGCTGTTTACCAAACTGACGATTGGCGATGGTTTGGTCAGTCAGGTGCCAGCCCTTTTGATCTCACTTGCGGCTGGCTTGTTGGTCACGCGGAGTGCCCGTAAGGCCAACTTGCCTGAACAGTTTATGCAGCAGTTGTTCAGCAATCCGAAGGCGCTGGCGGTTGCCGGTGCTTTTCTATCGATGTTGATCATGACCAACTTGCCGACGATTCCCATGGCGACACTTGGGGCAGGGTGTTTGGGGCTGGCAGTCGTTTTGAAGCGGACGAAGGCTCAAGACGTACAAGACCAGCAAAACGCCGACGACGCACAAGCTGCTGCTGCGGCAGCACCACCGGACAAGCGGGTGGAAGACTACCTGACCGTGGACCCAATGGAATTGGCCATCGGTTTAGGGTTGTTGTCGCTAGCGGATCCAGCTCGCGGTGGCGACTTGATGCAGCGAATCACAGGAGTCCGAAATTCCATGGCTGGCGACATTGGGATCGTCTTGCCAAAAGTGCGGATTCGCGACGACATGGCTTTGGCCGATAACCAATATGAGATCCGGATCGCGGGCAATCCCTTGGCTACCGAGCGGGTTTTGCCAGAACGTTTGTTGGCGATTGATAGTGGGCACACGACCGGAGTGATCGAAGGCGAAGCGACGCGGGACCCGACGTTTGGCGAACCAGCCGTTTGGATTGATCCGATTCGTCGCGAGCAAGCCGCAATCTACGGCTACACGACGGTTGAACCTGGTGCTGTTTTGGCAACACACTTGCAAGAACTAGCACGACGACATGCCGATGAGCTGCTGACTCGCGATGCCACGAAACATTTGGTCGATGAATTGAAGGCGGCGGCACCGGCTGTGGTGGACGAATTGATTCCAGGATTGATGAAGATCAGCGAAGTGCAGCAAGTCTTGCAGATGTTGCTTCGCGAAGACGTGCCGATCCGTCAGCTCGCAATCATCTTGGAAACGCTCGGCGATCATGCTGGCAAAACGAAGGACCCTGTGTTCTTGAGTGAGTACGTGCGTCACCGCTTGGCTCGAACAATCAGTACACGCTATCGCGACGATTATGGGCAACTGCACGTGGTCGCGTTGGATCCGGCGATGGAAGACCGCATCGCCGCAGGCATTGAGCATACTGAGCGGGGACTTTTTGTTCGAATGAGTCCGCAAGCGGTGGACTCGACTTGCGAGAAAATTAGCGCCAGTGTTAAGAAACTAATCACGCTTGGCCATCATCCGGTGGTTCTGGTGAGTCCGCGGATTCGTCCGGGACTGCGTCAGATTTTGACCTCCTCGATGCCCCGCGTGCGAGTGTTGTCGTACAACGAGATTACGCAAGATACGAAAATCCAGTCCCACGGCGTAGTGAGTGATTGA